From Phaeocystidibacter marisrubri, the proteins below share one genomic window:
- a CDS encoding acyl-CoA-binding protein, producing MDVKDLNLEFKKYVELGRTMPKQAPDRMLIAYGYFKQATEGDNTNDRPTSNSDIVRTFMHDQWKRLRGMTREEAMKKYISFIKEMLMEADEPLQYASATQSNS from the coding sequence ATGGATGTAAAGGACTTGAATCTCGAATTCAAGAAATATGTAGAGCTTGGAAGGACGATGCCCAAGCAAGCTCCCGATCGCATGCTCATTGCGTATGGTTACTTTAAGCAGGCAACTGAAGGTGACAATACCAATGACAGGCCTACTTCCAATTCCGATATTGTACGCACTTTCATGCACGATCAGTGGAAACGACTTCGCGGAATGACACGTGAAGAGGCAATGAAGAAATATATCTCCTTTATCAAGGAAATGCTGATGGAAGCTGATGAGCCTTTGCAATATGCCTCAGCGACTCAATCCAATTCTTAA
- the cmk gene encoding (d)CMP kinase, whose amino-acid sequence MSVSITIAIDGHSSTGKSTLAKRLASSLSYLYVDTGAMYRCATLCALNAQLLTDLNHLDSDAIAEAVRNCEIGFVRGENGSNRATLNGVDVEDEIRTMGVSSKVSYVSAIPAVRANLVEQQQKMGQAGGVVMDGRDIGTVVFPNAELKIFMTARSEVRAQRRYEELLAKGEEVSFAEVAENLQERDVIDSNREVGPLVAADDARLLDNSDITLDEQFKIALSWAHIEIEKRGEE is encoded by the coding sequence ATGTCAGTATCGATCACCATTGCCATTGATGGCCACTCATCAACGGGGAAAAGCACTCTCGCTAAGCGTTTGGCATCATCACTATCCTATCTCTACGTAGATACGGGCGCCATGTATCGATGCGCAACACTGTGTGCCTTGAACGCCCAATTACTCACGGATTTGAATCATCTGGATAGCGATGCAATTGCAGAGGCGGTTCGGAATTGTGAGATTGGATTTGTGCGCGGCGAGAACGGTTCAAACCGGGCCACGTTGAATGGAGTAGACGTAGAGGATGAGATTCGCACCATGGGCGTTTCCTCGAAGGTGAGCTATGTGAGTGCCATCCCTGCAGTAAGGGCGAATCTAGTTGAACAACAACAGAAGATGGGGCAAGCTGGTGGAGTGGTAATGGATGGCCGTGATATCGGAACCGTCGTATTTCCAAATGCAGAATTGAAGATCTTCATGACCGCTCGTTCAGAGGTTCGCGCTCAGAGGCGCTACGAAGAACTATTGGCAAAAGGCGAAGAAGTTAGTTTTGCTGAGGTGGCGGAAAACTTGCAGGAGAGGGATGTGATTGATAGTAATAGAGAGGTGGGGCCATTGGTGGCAGCCGATGATGCTAGACTGTTGGACAACTCAGATATTACGCTAGATGAGCAATTCAAGATCGCACTGTCTTGGGCTCATATTGAAATCGAAAAAAGGGGAGAAGAGTAA